The nucleotide sequence ACAGGCGTCTTTTTATAcgggatttttttattttataaaataagttAATAGGATATTAAGTTAAATAATAGGGGTATTTTAGTAATTAACGTTTAAGTTAGGAGTTTCTTGTTTTTAATATACTAGTCTCTcgacacgtgcgttgcacgtggtATACCGATAGATTATAGATTAGTGGTCTATAAATTTTACCCTATACTTACTATTATGATAACTTGAAGTAATGAAGTGATTGGAAGAGTTTGAGATGAGTTGATAAACTTGATATTGGATTGTAAAGATAATATGAGATACCGTTATGACAAAGACTTAATCACACCTACTCGGCATTGGCTATATGaatcttttgcttttattttgtTCCGTTAAGTCTACAGTGTTTTGAGAGATTATCAGTCTTTTGAGATAATTTCTTTTCATGTAATTTTAGATCTATTTCGCCCCTTTTAGCACCTTCAGTTGTCATATTTCACCTACGATTAGGGCATTTGAAGGTCTATGTTTTTGATCGAACCATCTTAAGCGACAGCCTCATATTTTATCCTTTAAATGTACTAGTTGCACTTCTATCAATTGCAACAAATATCTAATCACATTTGATCTTTGTATGACGAAACCTTCATCATAAAATTTGCATTATTGCAACATTGATCTTGTTGATAATTGGAAAGGTTCAACATTCTACTCAATATGATATTGCTTATTTTACGATTGtcctataaaatttacaattcacTTTGGTAGGTATCCTTCAATCGCATAACATTAACATACTCCACTTTTTTATGTGTTACATCTTCATCTATTACCATTCTCCTAGAATATAGAGTATAGATATCTTAAATGTTTGCTTTATTCATTGCAATCCCATCTAATCTCATGTGCACTTTGCAATTCTTCTGTTGGTTAGACTTGCAGTGCCGTATATTATGTCTTAGTTTTACCCGTCTTAAAACACTTACTCTTTGGAGTGCCTCCCCACAGTTCAACCTTTCAGTTGACACTTTCGCTAATTCTATCAACTAATAGTTAGCTagttctatcaactaattattatttgcAAATAACGTACACACGGTTAGCACTCTATATCTAGGGTAAATATGTATCAGCCAAATACAGAATCCTTCCTTCAACTCCTTTCTACTGTGGATCTCGTTTCTTGATTTAATAGGTTCATTCATTGCCAACTCAAATTCTTAACTCTGGAGAATGATTTGACTTTGTGGTAAAgtagtaaaaaaaaataatatttttttttggggggggggggggggggattgtcCCCTCCTACAATTTACTAGTGGTTACTGAACAGCAGCGTGTCTCGATACAGACGTACATTAGTGTTTTTTTTGTAATGACAAGAAAGTTGGAAGTACCGATTATTCAACTAAAAGTTTATTACTATTACTTATTATTTTACAGGATTCAATGCATGAGTTAAAAAAAGCTTGCTAATAAAACTTTTAGGTTTTGAAAGAGAATATCTAAAATACGGGCGGTCTCCATTCTCTCATCTCCTAGCTGCTGGAAAGCATCAGATAACTGGTACAGAAATGCATAGCCAAAGAATGTCAAGAGAATTCAGCAGCCACCACTACTGCCAAATTGCTTTTGGAGATCCTGGAAGGACACTGTGGCTGACCCCCTCTTCTTTGCTTTCTGTTGAGAATGATGTTCCCTCCATCCTGTCATGTATATTATCTGAAAATATAACGAGGGTACGAACACAGTTCATACTTGAATGACGTACAATATAGCAAAATAGAAATATCTTGCTGAAGCAAATAAAAAAGATGTGGTTAACCGAGCCAAGTAGATCACATTGTTGCCACTAACAATTTAGTAAAAAATAGGTCACTTGTTTTTAAGTGCCGGTCCTACTTAACACAACTAAGGAGCTCAGTTGTGTTACGCCAGATGAACTAGATATGATCCCATTCAACTTCAAAAACAATAAACATCTTTAAGATCATTTTGTATTGAGTTACACTTGCTTCTACTTGAGATGCTATGGTGTCAAGGCATTGTTATCCAATATGAAATGACATTCTTTTAAAACTTGCAAACTATTTCCAGCATTGAGTTCTAGAAGAACAGTGGTAGCCCCTCCTTGCACATATGATCATCTTACAGATATTACACAAAAGCTTGATGGAATATTGAGATACCTTTGAACTGTAACTACTCCCACATATGAGGAGCAAGCAATCAGATTACTCTTGAGAATGCACGACAGCGCAGAGGGTGAGATGAATATATAGCAGCTAGAAAGCTATCACAAAAGTAGGTATTTGGAAGGGGAAAGGAGTTAGCAGCCTAAGATAAAACTTGTAATCTGAATAAGTTTAGACAAAAGAATAAATCACCTCTAACATTTGCaagtactactactactaccaaaCATGCAAGTACTTTGGGAAGAGAAACATGGGAGCACAACCACAGCTTAAACCTGGGGTGCATAACGAAGAGAAATTGGAGAAAATGCAAGAACGGCGAATGATCACTCTAGCCGGAGAAAAACCTTCAAAGTTTCTGAAATCAGCGCAAATGCAAGAACTAGTACATGATAGTAGGGAGAAGAAAAAACATTTCCAGCAAAATCGAAGTAGATGAAGACAACCTGATATAGATATGTGAACTGTTAAAGCAAGCATCTAATGGAAAAGGTAAGCTGTGTTGAAAATTGGGGAGCAAGGTCCAGCTGTACATAGTTAGAGGTTTTCAGAACTTCCGCATATTTGGGAGGTTCGTCAAAACCGAATCAAGGTTGGGTAAGAGCAATCAGCAATAGTCATACCAGAGATTAATAGAGATGCAGGGTGGTCGGAGTATACAGATAAGAGTTTAATGTTTTTAGAAAAAGGTACAGCAAAGGGGAGAAACAAAAGATTGCAAGGCATCAAAAATCATATGCAAAAGATGTCGCTATCAAGAGTTGGCCATGGGGGTGGAGGAGGCACACCTAGACCTAAACAGTATTGTAGTCCATGAAACAGAAATGGGGTGAGCTACATAGATTTCTGGCGAGATGCTTAGTAGGTCATTCTAATGACTCTTTTACAGCCCCCAATGACAAGTCATTCAAAAGTGGTTCCAGAGTATGGAAGGTACCAGCTGGGATCAAAGTTTTGGAGATGAAGATTAGTATTTTCTCTTTGAGTTCCCACCGAGGGTCGAAGCAGAGCGAATCAAATAGGGAATGGTTCTGGAAAGGAAGAAAACTGAAACTCCAAAGGTGGTCGCCAATAATGGGTACTAGAATTTCCAAGGCTCACATGAAGGTGGCAGAAAACCAGCAACTGGAAATATGGTGGAAGAATTCTGAGGGGGAAGAAGCTTCGGAGGACGTGCACAACAAGAAAGTCAGAAAAGATGACATGTCAGGCCACCATGTGTCAATAAACTAGTCTATTTTTTTCAAACGGATAAAGGTCCTCCTTCATGCCAAATGAAACCCTCCTATTGCAATGGGACAATTCTGATTCTACCAATAATGGATACTCTGGTGAACGAGGCTTAAAGGTGGATGAGGAGAAACATATTGACAGCTAACAAGCAGCTCAGAGTTCGCCTTGAAAGGTTTGAGAATGAAACATTCGACTATTCATGAAGCTGGAGGCAAAAAAGGGTTTGAGACATAAGAGCACTGAACAGAGATCGTAGAAAGGGGAAGAATGAGGTTAAGAAGCTGGGATTCAAGACTAACTATGGGGAAAGTTCTGAGGAAGCAGGGGTAGGAAGAACAAATGAAGATTAAAATTATTTCATGGAACATGCGGGGATTAAATAATCAAGATAAATGGAGACTACCGATCAACTTCATAAATGGAAAGCAGGGGTGCTGTGCATACAGGAAACAAAGGTGGAACAACTAATTAAGCAGGTCTGGAGCTGTACATGGGCAGATTGGAGGGAATAAAACCATCAGGTAGTAAAGGGGGTATCATTATTTTATGGGATGAAAGGCAATATCATGCGTGGAAATTCAAGAGGGCAGCTTCACACTGTCATGCTTATTCGAGAGTGTAATGAAGAGTTAAAATGGGGCTTCTCAGAGGTGTATGGGCCACATAATGACAGCGACGGAGAAGATTATGGTTGGAACTGGCAGCAATAGGAGGCCTATGGGATGTACCATGGGTTCTGGCGAGTGATTTTAGTACAACCAGACAAGAGGAAGAAAGGAAAGGATGCAGAAGAACAAGAGCAATACAAagatttataaaatttatacagGAGATTACTTTAGCGGATCCTCCTTTACATGGTGGATTTTACACATGTCCCGGAGATGATAATAATTCCAAAGCATCAAGAACTGACAGATTTCTCATGTCAATAGAATGGGATGAAGTCTTCAGAAACATCAAGCAGAAAGTTTTGACCAAAGCATTTTCAGACCACAAACCTTTGATGCTGGAGTGCGGGGATCGGGAGCCAAGTAGCACATAATAAAATTTGAATATATATGGCTAAGGGCTGAAGGTTTTCTTGAAAGTGCCAGCACGGTGAGATGGATATGCAGGTCAGTGGTACTCATGATTTTATCTAGGCACAAAAACTCAGACTTCTAAAGACAGGCATAAAAAAGTGGAAAACTGAAGTGTTTGGCAAACTGGAGGATAACAATTTTGTAGGAACTTACAATCATTGAATGACAAGCAGAGACAAGGGTACTAAGAGCCCAtttggattggcttattttaagtgcttttaagccaaaataacttttaagctattttgtagtgtttggataaagtaaaaagtacttttaagcacttatttttaagctaaaatgacaaaattaagcCAAAAGCCAAAAGTTAGAATTCCTAACTTGTGGCTTTTGGCTTAAAAGTCACTCACAACAAGcccatccaaacgggctctaagtctGGCAGAAAATGAAAAGGTGGAAATTATTTCAGAACTTGCAAAATAGCGAAGTAAAAATATCCCTTAAGGAGGCTAATGTTGGAGCTCTCTTCCTTGTTTTCAACCTTAGTTTAAGTTAATTCTATTTGTGGCCATGGACCAGTGCCTAGCAATTTTTTTTGATAACCGTGGTGTCCGGCCAGCTTGCTGGCATCTCCACTATTCCACggggtacctgctacctcccaccagcataGGTACGGGTTAACTCTGTCCACCAAAGCTTGGACATATGAGaaaaatcacctagtgtttttgtCTCCGCTATTTGAACCtaagacctcatggttctcaatccacttcattgaccactaccactaggccacacccttgggttCATGCATAGCAATTATTGGCTTTAAATGAAAACTTTCAGCATCAATTCCTCTTAAATCACCTGAAAGGTTGCTGGAATTGTGCCATCTTCGGCACCAAACATTGACTCATAAATAGCTGCTGTGGCCAGGGCAGTATCCTTTTTCAAAACCTAATCCATGGAGAAGATGGATGTTAGAAGGCTGAATCCAATAAGAgaattaattaagtaatttggATTCTTCATCAAGTTAAAAAGGTAAAAGAAATTTCAGCAGAATTACCTTGCTCCTTTGCAGTAGAGCATTAGTTTCGCCCATAGCACGGAGATGTTCTATCAACTCCAGGGCTACCATACAAGCAAAGAGAAAATAAGCATAGAAATTCATACAGCCCAAATGGCATTTACAGATGTGCAGACTTATCCACATCCAAAATACAGCAATGTTAATAGCTATTTTGAATAACAAATACGTGGAATTTAATGACGACCACAAAACGAACATGGTACACTCGAATTATGTGCATATTAGCTGCACATTTTCAAAATAAGTAATCTCAAATTTAGAAGTACTTTTACGAATTTCCTTTAGGAAAATAAAGTAGTCGGATATAAATGAGAATAATAACATAAAATGCGAGAGAGATTCATGGAACATTTTGTTTAGAAGACATTGCCAAGACTGAGAACAGGATAAACTGTTGGATTTTCTAGTAAAATACAAAGGTTCCAAACTGAATTGCAAGGAACAGACAAGCTAATAGGGGGGAGAAAAGAAGAGGTGATAGTTCAGTGACAAAGTATGCCATTGATTGCCCAGCAGAAACAATTGCATGCTTGATCATTGGCCTTGAAAGTTGATTTGAGACCTAGATACCCCAAAAGTGGCCTGTTATAATTAGCTGGACATTAGGGGAGCATAGTTAACTCAAGATAATATGCTATATGCAGTAGATGCGATCTATGCCTAGAAGAGGTGGAGAACACAAGCCATTCATTTTTTGCAGTGTAAAATCACACAAGATGTATGGAATATGTTTCTTTGTGGGTGATGCCATATAGTATGAAAGAAGCCCTTGTAGCTTGGGGAACTGGAGAGTTGGAAAATCCATCGTCAAATTGTGGAAGATGGTTCCTGCAGTGATCATATGGTGCATTTGGAAAGAAAGAAATCAGCGCTATTTTGATGGAATTTCAACTCCAACTCCTGTTCTAAAGGCTAGAATTTTGATGAATCTTTTAGCTGGGAGTAAACTTTTTAATGTAAATAGCACCGAATCTTCTTTTGGATTTTGTTAGCTCCTTAAATTGTTTTTTGAATTCTAAAAAAGAAATAAGCTCCTTAAATTTTTGTCAGGTGTCATCTGACATTGTACAGGAGCTGACTTCTTTTGTAACCTTTCTACATCATCTGGACACCAAATGAATGAAATCTACCTTTGCTCGAAGCAAAGAAAAAGTCCATCACTCAGAAGAAAATATGTCCATATAGAtgatatgaattttttttacaGAAAGCTAGAAAATTGTACGAGCAGAAAGTGGAGAGCAAGGGAGCACCACAAGCAGTGCTGTTGAAACTTAATACATATTCAGATGTGGATTCATGCAATGTACAAGAGGCTCCTGTCAGGCAGATACTTGAATACGAGGTCGGAAACTAAAGCACGAAGTATAACTCTTACCACTGCTATATCGAACTGTATACTCATCAACATCAACCCCTGGAAGAGTAAAGCCTGCTCTAGTCAAGAGATTGCCAGCATCCCGCACCTGCAGCACAAGATTATATAGGCTCATTCACATGAATCCTTTACTTTCCAATAAGTTGCTACTCCGATAAACCTTTTCCTCATCTAACGAGCAATAATACAATATTTATTTATAGCCTAAATTACCAACAATGAAGTGATAGCTGACTCTTCACCTACCCAGATGGCAGTTCGTTACAAAAATAAGACAGATTCTCAGTCCTATTTCCAGTGTTCATTGTGATTACGTTATATATAACTAAAGTTTCCCCATTCCCAGGGATGAAGAGGAGTACAAGGTAAAAACACGAAATGATGTGTTGCTCCCGGAGAAGCAGATAACCCTACTGCAGACCATGAGCCTTTAATGTGTAAAAAGAAAAAAGTGCACGTTGCATACTGTAGTTGAACGATAGTTTTACTGGATGGTTCAGACTGAAATCCACATTTGACAATGGACAAATGCTGCCTCATTCCATATATTCCCCCACTCCCTTCCCTCAAATAGAAGTAAAGTTAAACTGAAACCACTCCACGTGCCAAAGTCCACCTACCTTGAACGGAATACAATAGCATTGTGTATCTCAAAGAGAAACAATTTTATTATACGGAAACATTTATCAATTGAACTAAAAAAGAAACTTAACAAAAAAGAAATTTGGTTGACCCGCTGACATGAAACAAAAAAAGTATGAGCAGAGTCAATTTTACACTAAATATTACAAATTCAGCTCATGTAATACGTCCTTAAGCAATAAGACCTATCTCTTTCTGAAAAATAATCCATGATACAGTGGCCGAAATTGGTCACCGTTCCAAACTGAAATTTCTAGAAGTGTCTACTGTAAGATCTTATAAATAATAAAAGATTGTTAAACATGCATTACTTTAGGAATCTCGAGATTGTTTCTAGTTTTGACAAGATCCAGAAATCCAAGCACCTATGAAACAATTATCAAAATCAGTGTCCTATAGCCAAATTTTTTATAACATACTTGGGCCAAGGGTGATAGTCGTGGACTTATGCCCCCTTCACGCTCCATTTGTGCAACAGTGCAAGCTATTCGCAGCTCCCTAAGATAGTAGAAATATGATGACAAACATTAGACAACTACAGACATAGAGACTGCATGCACTTAATAAAACGGTAGTGAATACTTCAATGTTTCTCCACCAAGAATAGCTGCCAAAAATAGGCCATCTGACTTTAAAGCCAATCTGCACTGGTAGAAGTACAGTTATAGTAAGTGTCTTTTGGAGATGTTGTCATTTTGAGTTCAagaataaaataaaggaaaatgacAACAACTAGAAGGACATGTAATCTGGTTGCATCCAACCAAACACAGCAAGCACCTGTATCATTGCTCCAGGAAGATCATTTGTCCAATGGAGTCCCAAGCAGCTAATGACCAGATCAACAGAACTTCCCATGTGAAACAAAAGTATCAAAAAAGGATGTTATTCCTTAGTCCACCAGTAATTTATTCCATTCATTCATCAAGGAAAGCATCAGATAGTTATACGTACTTTTCTTTCACAGGCAAATATTCTTCATCGCCAATAATGTATGATGTTTCAATGTTATCATTAGGAGTTTGCTGCTCAGCATCTTTACACAATTTTACCATATCACATGATGTATCCATCATTAGTAATTTCTCAATGCCACCTGAAAAGCAAGGGTTATGCCCATAATCATGCTCTAGCTTCGTGAAACAATATAAGCATGTTCATCAAGTGGTTCGTGAAGGCCAAATTATTACTCAATCCACAATGAGCCAAGGTTGGTTTAAGCATCATCTTTGGTTGAAGGGCTAATTTCATCTAAAAATTATTACACTGAAGTGATGGAAAATTAGTGATAGATTAATGAGATCTTTCTTGCCTAATGGAGACATTTTATGTAgtaatgttattttcttttttgaaaaatgcAAGATAATTTTGTATAAAGTTAAAAGGAAAATCGAGGATGCCCAAAAAGGTTACAAGGCTAAGTGAGTCTGGATGCAGaccaaagcaaaagaaaagtcaTCTTTTTGGGCCATAGAACCCTAGAAAGTTTTCTAGCAATCATCATCATCTTCAGCTGGTTTGTTTTGGTTCATAAGCACCTTTATACTCCCCCAATTGCCTAGGTGGAGTACGACTCTAGTACTTTTTGTGAGAGACCTCTATTAATCATTTTTCCAAGAAATTTTTGCAGTCCCGCAAGCCTAAACCTCTACTCAACATATAAAACATTAGACAAAGCAACATAACTTTTCTTAAGCAACTTTTACCCGAATCGAAAGTCTTCTTTGCTTGGTCTTTTCCCTCCTAAGATCAACATCAATGAATCAACTATAACTCAATCCCAAACAAAATTAGAGATGGCTATATTAATCCT is from Nicotiana tabacum cultivar K326 chromosome 18, ASM71507v2, whole genome shotgun sequence and encodes:
- the LOC107794599 gene encoding putative methyltransferase At1g22800, mitochondrial, with translation MRRSIALCRRGLRSYCTDAGDGFQSSKLKIFDRHLKRVQRDRAAWLMKPKDSLVDTVAENLLDRLEDCKRTFPTALCMGGSLEAIRRLLRGRGGIEKLLMMDTSCDMVKLCKDAEQQTPNDNIETSYIIGDEEYLPVKENSVDLVISCLGLHWTNDLPGAMIQCRLALKSDGLFLAAILGGETLKELRIACTVAQMEREGGISPRLSPLAQVRDAGNLLTRAGFTLPGVDVDEYTVRYSSALELIEHLRAMGETNALLQRSKVLKKDTALATAAIYESMFGAEDGTIPATFQIIYMTGWREHHSQQKAKKRGSATVSFQDLQKQFGSSGGC